A single region of the Streptomyces sp. NBC_01803 genome encodes:
- a CDS encoding chorismate-binding protein, producing MHDLAPLARFDGLVAADLRDVTSDPAALESSGFWAVVADFEGDLVCARFGDVRRAPVPDPVSGAWRGPAVADWSSSLDRAAYTAGVRRIREHIAAGEVYQANLCRVLSAPLPDPAAADADALTSWLARGNPAPYAGTVRLPTHGVEVATASPELFLRRTGRTVESGPIKGTGRTADDLLEKDRAENVMIVDLVRNDLGRVCATGSVTVPELCVVESHPGLVHLVSTVRGELAEGVGWPELLAGTFPPGSVTGAPKSSALRIIGALETAPRGPYCGGIGWVDADRGAGELAVGIRTFWIDRSAPGGPALRFGTGAGITWGSDPEREWAETELKASRLLAVASGVCRTSE from the coding sequence GTGCACGACCTCGCCCCACTGGCCCGCTTCGACGGCCTTGTCGCCGCTGACCTTCGCGACGTCACCAGCGACCCCGCGGCCTTGGAGTCCTCCGGCTTCTGGGCAGTGGTCGCCGACTTCGAGGGCGATCTGGTGTGTGCCCGCTTCGGGGACGTACGCCGGGCGCCGGTGCCCGATCCGGTGTCCGGCGCCTGGCGCGGCCCGGCGGTCGCCGACTGGTCCTCGTCACTGGACCGGGCCGCGTACACCGCGGGGGTGCGGCGCATACGCGAGCACATCGCGGCGGGCGAGGTGTACCAGGCCAATCTGTGCCGGGTGCTGTCCGCGCCCCTGCCCGACCCCGCGGCGGCCGATGCCGACGCCCTGACCTCTTGGCTGGCCCGCGGCAATCCCGCCCCGTACGCCGGCACGGTCCGGCTGCCGACCCATGGCGTCGAGGTGGCCACCGCATCGCCCGAGCTCTTCCTGCGGCGCACTGGGCGGACCGTGGAGTCCGGGCCGATCAAGGGCACCGGTCGGACCGCCGATGACCTGCTGGAGAAAGACCGCGCCGAGAACGTGATGATCGTGGACCTGGTCCGCAACGACCTGGGGCGCGTCTGCGCCACCGGATCCGTGACGGTTCCGGAGCTGTGCGTGGTCGAGTCGCATCCGGGCTTGGTCCACCTGGTCTCCACCGTGCGGGGCGAACTGGCGGAGGGAGTGGGCTGGCCCGAGCTGCTGGCCGGAACGTTTCCTCCCGGCTCTGTCACGGGCGCGCCCAAGTCCAGCGCACTGCGGATCATCGGGGCGCTGGAGACGGCCCCCCGCGGCCCGTACTGCGGCGGCATCGGCTGGGTCGACGCCGACCGCGGGGCCGGCGAGCTGGCCGTGGGTATCCGCACCTTCTGGATCGACCGCTCCGCCCCCGGGGGCCCGGCGCTGCGGTTCGGTACGGGCGCCGGTATCACCT